One genomic region from Mytilus trossulus isolate FHL-02 chromosome 9, PNRI_Mtr1.1.1.hap1, whole genome shotgun sequence encodes:
- the LOC134684704 gene encoding acetylcholine receptor subunit beta-like 1, whose protein sequence is MINRNLFDISFVLAYCFTVIRANTVSDVNTLHTDLLKGYNKDIRPPIDQTTTLVNASFSLVSIRDFDEVSGKFAVTGVFIGVWLDDRLSWNPMDYNMTFTTTIPQDKIWKPTIFLANVIDSLKSIGHDFVSIRLYYYGLAVWTPPDVIETSCQVDVTYFPYDQQTCTLQFVSYGSLATEVLMNSAMNEAITPYYTEHGTWDLEKTATSSYAFDSGSMFEVHITINRRPQFFLVNLIFPVIFLTLLNSFVFLLPAESGERISYAITVLLALAVFMTMISNYLPKTSQTMARLCYFLIGDLVLSSVICILTIFQLRIFYKSDQMYPVPLFLKNIVTIFKYKKRIHHVHPKISEGDAHNHKMNQEVGKQCDSNNQDVTWRDIAKFFDVVSLFGSLLFQIVMLIVFFCVIS, encoded by the exons ATGATTA atagGAATCTTTTTGACATTTCGTTTGTTCTGGCCTATTGTTTTACAGTCATTAGAGCAAACACAGTTTCAGACGTTAATACCCTGCATACTGACTTACTGAAAGGGTACAACAAAGATATAAGACCTCCAATAGACCAGACCACCACACTAGTAAATGCATCATTTAGCTTAGTCAGCATCAGAGATTTTGACGAGGTGAGCGGGAAATTTGCCGTAACTGGCGTATTTATTGGTGTATGGTTAGACGACAGACTATCATGGAATCCAATGGACTATAACATGACTTTCACGACAACAATTCCACAAGATAAAATATGGAAACCAACAATATTTCTTGCAAATGTGATTGATTCATTGAAAAGTATTGGACACGATTTCGTATCGATCCGACTATATTACTATGGATTAGCAGTATGGACACCCCCTGATGTAATCGAAACGTCCTGTCAGGTGGATGTAACATACTTCCCGTACGATCAACAGACATGTACACTTCAGTTTGTATCATACGGTTCTCTGGCTACAGAGGTTCTTATGAATTCTGCAATGAATGAAGCAATTACACCATATTACACTGAACATGGAACGTGGGATTTGGAAAAAACAGCGACTTCAAGTTATGCCTTTGATTCTGGTTCTATGTTTGAAGTTCATATCACAATTAATAGAAGACCGCAGTTTTTCttggtaaatttaatttttccaGTTATCTTCTTAACATTGCTTAACTCATTCGTTTTTCTGCTTCCTGCAGAATCAGGGGAGAGGATATCATATGCTATTACTGTGTTACTTGCTTTAGCGGTATTCATGACAATGATTTCTAATTATTTGCCAAAAACATCTCAAACAATGGCAAGACTTTGCTATTTTCTAATTGGAGATTTGGTTCTTAGTTCCGTTATATGCATTCTAACAATTTTCCAACTGAGGATATTCTACAAAAGCGACCAAATGTACCCTGTTCCACTTTTTCTGAAAAACATTGTAAcgattttcaaatacaaaaaaaggatTCATCATGTTCATCCAAAAATATCAGAAGGCGATGCACACAACCATAAAATGAATCAGGAAGTTGGCAAACAATGTGATTCAAATAATCAAGATGTCACTTGGAGAGATATTGCTAAGTTCtttgacgttgtcagtttgtttggAAGTCTGCTATTTCAGATTGTTATGTTAATTGTATTTTTCTGTGTTATTTCGTGA